A DNA window from Arachis hypogaea cultivar Tifrunner chromosome 18, arahy.Tifrunner.gnm2.J5K5, whole genome shotgun sequence contains the following coding sequences:
- the LOC112771102 gene encoding uncharacterized protein has product MEDNEDSSTLHQILDLFFSAGYVEAVNSDAPPSHKIAHGLSWCFASLDASYSTITGGDNAEFIEEALRSVGCPHYLRSSHVRDLDTEAILPVVQWLTLRVRSTQEPGEVHSEHVVQGDEQSLWGLDKELEKAEISIKTLTENLDELKHRKTNVLEQLDHIRNRINKEGADSVVQKLISLMTSLKDLERQEDHFQSNCDSEHSELLAEINELEAKIANDCDSKSLSDGLHHSISELHEKVHLEKKQLAAKLRDILAMRRQIDDLPCQSEINQYERRLSELYAQIQGKHRQTRKYYATYNALLEMKELMLKETSLLNSIISQFQEAFSSMDGRAKLVHSMEGIVKGSQQKLDKVQLGLEEEERVRNDIKNRYAAAVGEQKRCYSLLKAFQVECAKNERFRSQSWE; this is encoded by the exons ATGGAAGACAACGAAGACTCCTCCACTCTTCACCAGATTCTAGATCTCTTTTTCTCCGCCGGTTACGTTGAAGCCGTAAACTCCGACGCGCCGCCGTCTCACAAAATCGCCCACGGCCTTTCCTGGTGCTTCGCCTCCCTGGACGCCTCCTATTCCACCATAAC AGGTGGTGACAATGCAGAGTTCATTGAGGAAGCTCTGAGATCAGTAGGATGCCCGCACTATCTTCGATCCTCTCATGTTCGAGATCTTGATACTGAAGCTATTCTCCCTGTAGTGCAATGGCTTACGCTACGTGTTCGATCAACACAAGAACCTGGTGAG GTTCACTCTGAACATGTTGTTCAAGGGGATGAACAGTCACTGTGGGGGCTCGACAAGGAGTTAGAGAAAGCAGAAATTTCCATAAAGACATTGACTGAAAACTTGGATGAACTG AAACACAGGAAGACAAATGTTTTGGAACAGTTAGATCATATACGAAACCGAATCAACAAGGAGGGTGCTGATTCTGTGGTACAGAAGCTCATATCCTTAATGACGTCTTTGAAG GATCTTGAAAGGCAGGAAGACCACTTTCAGTCTAATTGTGATTCTGAACATTCAGAACTTCTAGCTGAGATCAATGAATTAGAGGCAAAAATAGCAAATGATTGTGATAGCAAGAGCCTCTCGGATGGGCTACATCATTCTATAAGTGAATTACATGAAAAAGTTCATTTGGAGAAAAAG CAACTTGCTGCTAAGCTGAGGGATATTCTGGCAATGAGACGACAGATCGATGACCTACCATGCCAGTCAGAGATCAACCA GTATGAACGCCGGCTCTCAGAACTGTATGCTCAAATCCAG GGAAAACATCGACAAACCCGTAAATACTATGCTACCTACAATGCTCTTTTGGAAATGAAAGAATTGATGCTAAAGGAAACATCCTTATTGAATTCAATCATTTCACAG TTTCAAGAGGCCTTCAGTAGTATGGATGGTCGTGCAAAACTTGTTCATTCCATGGAAGGAATTGTCAAGGGCAGTCAACAG AAGCTAGATAAGGTTCAATTAGGGCTTGAAGAAGAGGAGAGAGTACGTAATGATATTAAGAATAGGTATGCTGCGGCTGTGGGTGAACAAAAACGTTGCTATTCTCTGTTAAAGGCTTTTCAG GTAGAATGCGCCAAGAATGAGAGGTTTCGTAGTCAAAGTTGGGAGTAA